One Cryptosporangium aurantiacum DNA window includes the following coding sequences:
- a CDS encoding MBL fold metallo-hydrolase, giving the protein MSIEFGYTGHVDPQGAPATRDAGPLTITKVSVGPMDNNAYFLRSTATGEALLIDAANDAGTLLRLLGDAELTTVVTTHRHADHWQALAEVAKETGARLVAHPADAESLPVVATDLVDDGDTVTVGDVTLDVIHLVGHTPGAIALLYREPGGHPHLFTGDSLFPGGPGRTTSPEDFTSLMNHLERKVFGRLPDDTWVYPGHGDDTTLGAERPHLGEWRERGW; this is encoded by the coding sequence ATGAGTATCGAGTTCGGCTACACCGGCCACGTCGATCCGCAGGGCGCTCCGGCCACCCGCGACGCGGGTCCGCTGACGATCACCAAGGTGTCGGTCGGCCCGATGGACAACAACGCGTATTTCCTCCGCAGCACGGCCACCGGCGAGGCGCTGCTGATCGACGCCGCCAACGACGCCGGGACGCTGCTCCGGCTGCTCGGCGACGCGGAGCTCACCACGGTCGTCACCACGCACCGGCACGCCGACCACTGGCAGGCGCTGGCCGAGGTGGCCAAGGAGACCGGCGCGCGGCTCGTCGCCCACCCGGCCGACGCCGAGTCGCTGCCGGTCGTCGCCACCGACCTGGTCGACGACGGCGACACGGTCACGGTCGGCGACGTCACCCTGGACGTCATCCACCTGGTCGGCCACACGCCCGGCGCGATCGCGCTGCTCTACCGCGAGCCGGGTGGGCACCCGCACCTGTTCACCGGCGACTCGCTGTTCCCGGGCGGCCCCGGCCGGACGACGTCGCCGGAGGACTTCACGTCGCTGATGAACCACCTGGAGCGCAAGGTGTTCGGCCGCCTGCCGGACGACACCTGGGTCTACCCCGGCCACGGCGACGACACGACGCTGGGCGCGGAGCGGCCGCACCTCGGTGAGTGGCGGGAGCGGGGCTGGTAG
- a CDS encoding response regulator transcription factor, translating to MRVAVADDAALFRDGLCLLLSAAGVEVAAQAADGDELFGKIAADLPDVVILDIRMPPKPDGGLATAERLRETWPELGILMLSHYTETPYLMRLLEIGSRGVGYRLKEQVADVATLQDTLTRIAAGDTVIEPEVVERLLEQRRKRATSPGVSQLTDREKDVLRHMAEGRSNSGIAEVLVLNQKTVEKHIASIFAKLGLPATETGHHRRVSAVLAYLRARQDGAGDL from the coding sequence ATGCGCGTAGCCGTCGCCGACGACGCGGCCCTGTTCCGGGACGGCCTCTGCCTTCTGCTGTCGGCGGCGGGCGTCGAGGTCGCCGCGCAGGCCGCCGACGGTGACGAGCTGTTCGGCAAGATCGCGGCCGACCTGCCGGACGTCGTCATCCTCGACATTCGGATGCCCCCGAAGCCGGACGGTGGGCTGGCCACCGCGGAACGGCTCCGGGAGACCTGGCCCGAACTGGGCATCCTGATGCTCTCCCACTACACCGAGACGCCGTACCTGATGCGCCTGCTGGAGATCGGCTCGCGCGGCGTCGGGTATCGCCTCAAGGAGCAGGTCGCCGACGTCGCGACGCTCCAGGACACGCTGACCCGCATCGCCGCGGGCGACACCGTGATCGAGCCGGAGGTCGTCGAGCGGCTGCTCGAACAGCGTCGCAAGCGCGCGACCAGCCCCGGCGTCTCCCAGCTGACCGACCGCGAGAAGGACGTCCTGCGCCACATGGCCGAAGGCCGCTCGAACAGCGGCATCGCCGAGGTCCTCGTCCTCAACCAAAAGACGGTCGAGAAACACATCGCGAGCATCTTCGCCAAGCTCGGCCTGCCCGCGACCGAGACCGGTCACCACCGGCGGGTCTCCGCGGTTCTCGCGTACCTGCGGGCCCGGCAGGACGGTGCCGGCGACCTCTGA
- a CDS encoding tetratricopeptide repeat protein, with amino-acid sequence MVAAPAQNTEPDTTARVAHADRLIEQAMEEHDPHLLDEAVVLLRGVAAELPPDDPTRLAPLWSLKSALQVRFGVYAHPADLDDAVALLRELLAGTPKQHPAVVDARADLADTLLGRYRETGSESDLAEAMTLYEEGFPDLPAAHPARSGFLAGYADALLARAEAVQDARILDEAIRTAGTAVDAMAKGDHRTPSALCTLGLGLRLRFRVRNRPADIDTAVTTLRQAAELSVDADPNRPGYFANLGLALADRHAHAGNDEDLDAAIDALRRAVEGLPSESPEQHEASWCLAAVLKERWDRDGEAADLDDAITHARTSIMSGPSGHPGLAVRRWQLGDALFERFELHERREDLDEAVATLRQASVSAHRTGTPEAAAVNIRLATVLAERFERYGAEADIGEALELGQAAVAATGDDHPDLPARVASLGYLLQTSSHRPGRDADLDEAVALLREALRAPLRTPPVGEPPLSPPVTPTTGDARQQAIAANPPPDEPAAAPADAAEPGRPEPGPMGSGPTGSGATGSGATGSGATGPGAGEPGSVEAHTAHTAEAGDAETLASEQDGRNAVTFRLGLALSERFGRRGALADLDAAIAAYRTLREATVPDHPLHDLAGETLATLERARTEEL; translated from the coding sequence ATGGTGGCAGCCCCCGCACAAAACACCGAGCCTGATACGACGGCCCGCGTCGCGCACGCCGACCGTCTCATCGAGCAGGCGATGGAGGAGCACGACCCGCACCTCCTCGACGAGGCCGTCGTGCTGCTCCGCGGGGTGGCCGCCGAGCTCCCGCCGGACGACCCGACCCGTCTCGCTCCGCTGTGGAGCTTGAAGTCGGCACTGCAGGTCCGCTTCGGCGTCTACGCCCACCCGGCGGACCTCGACGACGCGGTCGCCCTGCTCCGCGAACTGCTGGCCGGCACGCCGAAACAGCACCCCGCCGTCGTGGACGCCCGCGCCGACCTCGCCGACACGCTGCTCGGCCGGTACCGGGAGACCGGGAGCGAATCCGATCTGGCCGAAGCGATGACGCTCTACGAGGAGGGTTTCCCCGACCTGCCCGCCGCCCACCCCGCGCGGTCCGGCTTCCTCGCGGGTTACGCCGACGCGCTGCTCGCACGGGCCGAGGCGGTCCAGGACGCGCGCATCCTCGACGAGGCGATCCGCACCGCGGGCACGGCCGTGGACGCGATGGCGAAGGGCGACCACCGGACGCCCAGCGCGCTGTGCACGCTCGGGTTGGGACTGCGGCTGCGGTTCCGGGTGCGAAACCGGCCCGCCGACATCGACACCGCGGTGACGACGCTCCGGCAGGCCGCCGAGCTGTCGGTGGACGCCGACCCCAACCGCCCCGGGTACTTCGCGAACCTGGGGCTCGCGCTGGCCGACCGGCACGCGCACGCCGGGAACGACGAGGACCTCGACGCGGCGATCGACGCGCTGCGGCGTGCGGTCGAGGGGTTGCCGTCGGAGAGCCCGGAGCAGCACGAGGCGTCGTGGTGCCTGGCGGCGGTCCTCAAAGAACGATGGGACCGTGACGGTGAGGCCGCGGATCTGGACGACGCGATCACGCACGCCCGTACCTCGATCATGAGCGGGCCGAGCGGCCACCCAGGGCTCGCGGTCCGGCGCTGGCAGCTCGGTGATGCGCTGTTCGAGCGGTTCGAGCTGCACGAGCGGCGCGAGGATCTGGACGAAGCGGTCGCGACGCTGCGTCAGGCGTCGGTGTCCGCGCATCGGACCGGCACGCCGGAAGCGGCCGCGGTCAACATCCGGCTGGCGACCGTGCTCGCCGAGCGGTTCGAGCGGTACGGCGCGGAGGCGGACATCGGCGAAGCGCTCGAGCTCGGCCAGGCGGCCGTCGCCGCCACCGGCGACGACCACCCCGACCTGCCGGCACGGGTGGCGTCGCTGGGGTACTTGCTGCAGACGAGCAGCCATCGGCCGGGCCGCGACGCCGACCTCGACGAGGCCGTCGCGTTGCTCCGCGAGGCGCTGCGCGCCCCGCTCCGGACACCCCCGGTCGGCGAGCCGCCGTTGTCCCCTCCGGTCACCCCCACCACTGGGGACGCCCGGCAGCAGGCGATCGCGGCGAACCCGCCGCCCGACGAGCCCGCCGCCGCCCCGGCCGACGCAGCGGAGCCCGGTCGCCCGGAGCCCGGTCCGATGGGGTCCGGTCCCACAGGGTCCGGCGCCACGGGGTCCGGCGCCACGGGGTCCGGCGCCACGGGGCCCGGCGCCGGAGAGCCCGGTTCCGTGGAGGCGCACACGGCGCACACGGCCGAGGCAGGCGACGCGGAGACCCTCGCGTCCGAGCAGGACGGCCGCAACGCGGTCACGTTCCGGCTGGGGCTGGCGCTGAGCGAGCGGTTCGGGCGGCGGGGCGCGCTCGCCGATCTGGACGCCGCGATCGCGGCCTACCGGACGCTGCGCGAGGCGACCGTGCCCGACCATCCGCTCCACGACCTGGCCGGCGAGACGCTCGCGACGCTCGAACGCGCGCGCACCGAAGAGCTCTGA
- a CDS encoding ATP-binding protein yields the protein MSNEPADLTALTAEVEALRAELEETNRGLMALYAELSAQTDELDRARVVAEEATRAKAAFLADMGHEIRNPLNSVIGFAELLDETELTHEQSDYLKPIRAAGDHLRSLMDDLLDFSKLEAGYFTFESVPFDLVGCVEDALAIVAPQAAAKHLGLAAVFTHDTPATAHGDPTRLRQILVNLLVNAVKFTAEGQVWVELTTRRAGSTPACLSFAVHDTGIGIAPDALERIFVPFAQADASTHRRYGGTGLGLSIARELSHRMDGELTVASEVGVGSTFTSTVRMAVGPETLTDPDDRPLCGRTVLLVHDDPVTERALRTHLTSWGAVVRTEPGPVDPALAVVDAGAERFLGLGHSVPVLVVVPLALRRQTPDGVAAVLHSPVRRSQLRLAVDAVLSAITA from the coding sequence GTGAGCAACGAGCCCGCCGACCTCACCGCACTCACCGCGGAAGTGGAGGCACTGCGCGCCGAGTTGGAGGAGACCAACCGCGGCCTGATGGCGCTCTACGCGGAGCTGTCCGCGCAGACCGACGAGCTGGACCGCGCCCGGGTCGTCGCGGAGGAGGCGACCAGGGCCAAGGCCGCGTTCCTGGCGGACATGGGCCACGAGATCCGCAACCCGCTCAACTCGGTGATCGGGTTCGCCGAGTTGCTCGACGAAACCGAGCTGACCCACGAGCAGTCCGACTACCTGAAGCCGATCCGCGCGGCCGGCGACCACCTCCGCAGCCTGATGGACGACCTCCTCGACTTCTCCAAGCTGGAAGCCGGGTACTTCACGTTCGAATCGGTCCCGTTCGACCTGGTCGGTTGCGTCGAGGACGCGCTGGCGATCGTCGCGCCGCAGGCGGCGGCGAAGCACCTGGGGCTGGCGGCGGTATTCACGCACGACACCCCGGCCACCGCGCACGGCGACCCCACCCGGCTCCGCCAGATCCTGGTCAACCTGCTGGTCAACGCCGTCAAGTTCACGGCGGAGGGACAGGTCTGGGTCGAGCTGACGACCCGCCGCGCCGGCTCCACCCCGGCCTGCCTGTCGTTCGCCGTCCACGACACTGGCATCGGCATCGCGCCGGACGCGCTGGAGCGGATCTTCGTCCCGTTCGCCCAGGCCGACGCGTCCACCCACCGCCGGTACGGCGGTACCGGGCTGGGCCTCTCGATCGCCCGCGAACTCAGCCACCGGATGGACGGCGAGCTCACCGTGGCCTCCGAGGTCGGCGTCGGGTCGACGTTCACCAGCACCGTCCGGATGGCCGTGGGTCCCGAGACGCTCACCGACCCGGACGACCGGCCGCTCTGCGGCCGGACCGTGCTGCTCGTCCACGACGATCCGGTGACCGAGCGGGCGCTCCGCACCCACCTGACGAGCTGGGGAGCCGTCGTGCGGACGGAGCCGGGACCGGTGGACCCGGCCCTCGCGGTCGTCGATGCCGGTGCCGAGCGGTTCCTCGGGCTCGGGCACTCGGTGCCGGTCCTCGTCGTCGTCCCGCTGGCCCTCCGGCGGCAGACGCCCGACGGTGTCGCCGCGGTGCTGCACAGCCCGGTGCGTCGCAGCCAGCTCCGGCTCGCCGTTGACGCGGTGCTGTCCGCCATCACCGCCTGA
- the ppk2 gene encoding polyphosphate kinase 2: protein MTGGAPFGGTELDLLFDETGGFLLDRAHDYRVEDIDDDDPVLRRSDGAPVDTWREGYPYQERMSREEYDRVKRLLQIELLKLQYWIKDAGERLVVLFEGRDAAGKGGTIKRFLEHLNPRGASVVALEKPSEREQSQWFFQRYIQHLPAAGEIVLFDRSWYNRAGVERVMGFCTEEQYQQFLRDAPRFEDMLVENGTRLIKLWFSVTRSEQRTRFIIRQIDPVRQWKLSPTDIASLDKWDAYTEAKEAMFLHTDLAEAPWTVVKSNDKKRARVEAMRYVLSQFDYADKDEEVVGRPDPRIVGPAASVLPD, encoded by the coding sequence ATGACGGGCGGCGCGCCGTTTGGTGGCACCGAGCTGGATCTCTTGTTCGACGAGACCGGGGGTTTCCTCCTCGACCGTGCGCACGACTATCGCGTCGAGGACATCGACGACGACGATCCGGTGCTGCGCCGGTCGGACGGCGCCCCGGTGGACACCTGGCGCGAGGGGTACCCGTATCAGGAACGGATGTCCCGCGAGGAGTACGACCGGGTCAAGCGCCTGCTCCAGATCGAGCTGCTCAAGCTCCAGTACTGGATCAAGGACGCCGGCGAGCGCCTGGTCGTCCTGTTCGAGGGACGGGACGCCGCGGGCAAGGGCGGCACGATCAAACGGTTCCTGGAGCACCTCAACCCCCGCGGCGCGAGCGTGGTCGCGCTGGAGAAGCCGAGCGAGCGCGAGCAGAGCCAGTGGTTCTTCCAGCGCTACATCCAGCATCTGCCCGCGGCGGGCGAGATCGTGTTGTTCGACCGCTCCTGGTACAACCGCGCCGGCGTCGAGCGGGTGATGGGGTTCTGCACCGAGGAGCAGTATCAGCAGTTTCTCCGGGACGCCCCGCGGTTCGAGGACATGCTGGTGGAGAACGGCACCCGCCTGATCAAGCTGTGGTTCTCGGTCACCCGGTCCGAGCAGCGGACGCGGTTCATCATCCGGCAGATCGACCCGGTCCGGCAGTGGAAGCTCTCGCCGACCGACATCGCTTCGCTCGACAAGTGGGACGCCTACACCGAGGCGAAGGAGGCGATGTTCCTCCACACCGACCTCGCCGAGGCGCCGTGGACGGTCGTGAAGAGCAACGACAAGAAGCGCGCGCGGGTGGAGGCCATGCGGTACGTGCTGTCCCAGTTCGACTACGCCGACAAGGACGAGGAGGTCGTCGGCCGACCCGACCCTCGAATCGTCGGGCCGGCCGCGAGCGTCCTTCCGGATTGA
- a CDS encoding sensor histidine kinase, protein MVTEVGVPGERKRIRPYTTLERHPRQWAIGVGLVVALIAVACGWPHWQTHSLAAGITLLECGTTAAAGVLLGTGRGTRPTGLLLLTAAFCWAFVWLAAWNTGASPLISAFAQSFFFLAGSVGILYYPDGRLHGRPERWWAVAAAVVLVGGQVVLCLTTPPSLYGYDDDIVWPRLVHSARLETVALGAVTAATLAIAAGFAAVIWWRQRRLYGVERALTLPVLTAVAVVGVLSAFVQTGAITGLDRQLDTYLVQGTLALSVPLALLAVGLRRRWAEVAVADQLLQLTRPPSAEQVRNAFRAVLRDPTLDVWFWVPRQGQYVDHAGRVVPPPDPDAERWRLPVVTEGGEPLAVVDTDPALRRHEGLVMSALLAGRRALENAQLQTEVQARIEQVRVAQMRVLQAEAAERQRMERDLHDGAQQRLVALAMRLAAVEASVQEPEARAALREAREAATQALGELRAFARGIHPGQLTEEGLPAALESLAERLDLAVELQIADVKPSPGLERALYLALAEALTNAARHASVDEVVVRVYAEDRNLVGEVVDAGAGGARAVADGGLAGIRDQARALGGEVEILSTAGVGTTVRVRLPLD, encoded by the coding sequence GTGGTCACCGAGGTCGGCGTGCCGGGCGAGCGGAAGCGCATCCGCCCGTACACGACCCTGGAGCGCCACCCACGGCAGTGGGCGATCGGCGTGGGGCTGGTCGTCGCGCTCATCGCGGTCGCCTGTGGATGGCCGCACTGGCAGACCCACTCGCTCGCCGCCGGGATCACGCTGCTCGAGTGCGGCACCACCGCAGCGGCCGGCGTCCTGCTCGGCACCGGCCGCGGCACCCGTCCGACCGGGTTGCTGCTGCTGACGGCCGCGTTCTGCTGGGCGTTCGTGTGGCTGGCCGCGTGGAACACCGGCGCGAGCCCGCTGATCTCGGCGTTCGCGCAGTCGTTCTTCTTCCTCGCGGGCAGCGTCGGCATCCTGTACTACCCGGACGGACGGCTGCACGGCCGGCCCGAGCGGTGGTGGGCGGTGGCCGCCGCGGTGGTCCTGGTCGGCGGCCAGGTCGTGCTCTGCCTGACGACACCTCCGTCGCTCTACGGGTACGACGACGACATCGTCTGGCCGCGGCTGGTCCACTCCGCACGGTTGGAGACCGTCGCGCTCGGCGCCGTCACGGCGGCGACGCTCGCGATCGCGGCCGGGTTCGCGGCCGTGATCTGGTGGCGGCAGCGGCGGCTCTACGGTGTCGAGCGGGCGCTGACGCTCCCGGTGCTGACCGCCGTCGCGGTCGTCGGCGTGCTCTCCGCGTTCGTCCAGACCGGAGCGATCACCGGCCTGGACCGGCAGCTCGACACGTACCTGGTGCAGGGCACGCTCGCGCTCTCGGTGCCGCTGGCCCTGCTCGCGGTCGGGCTGCGGCGTCGCTGGGCCGAGGTCGCCGTGGCCGACCAGCTGCTGCAGCTCACCCGGCCACCCTCGGCCGAGCAGGTGCGGAACGCGTTCCGCGCGGTGCTCCGCGACCCGACGCTCGACGTCTGGTTCTGGGTTCCGCGGCAGGGCCAGTACGTCGACCACGCCGGTCGGGTGGTGCCGCCGCCCGACCCGGACGCCGAACGCTGGCGGCTGCCGGTGGTGACCGAGGGCGGCGAGCCACTCGCGGTCGTGGACACCGATCCGGCGTTGCGGCGCCACGAGGGCCTCGTGATGTCGGCGCTGCTCGCCGGGCGGCGCGCGCTGGAGAACGCCCAGTTGCAGACCGAGGTGCAGGCCCGGATCGAACAGGTCCGGGTCGCCCAGATGCGGGTGCTGCAGGCGGAGGCCGCCGAGCGCCAGCGGATGGAGCGCGACCTGCACGACGGCGCGCAGCAGCGGCTGGTCGCGTTGGCGATGCGGCTGGCGGCGGTGGAGGCGTCGGTCCAGGAACCGGAGGCCAGGGCCGCGCTGCGCGAGGCGCGGGAGGCCGCGACCCAGGCGCTCGGCGAGTTACGCGCGTTCGCTCGCGGCATCCACCCCGGACAGCTCACCGAGGAAGGGCTGCCCGCGGCCCTGGAGAGCCTGGCCGAGCGGCTGGACCTCGCGGTCGAACTGCAGATCGCCGACGTCAAGCCGTCGCCGGGTCTGGAGCGGGCGCTGTACCTGGCACTGGCCGAAGCGCTGACGAACGCGGCTCGGCACGCGTCCGTGGACGAGGTCGTCGTGCGGGTCTACGCCGAGGACCGGAACCTGGTCGGCGAGGTCGTCGACGCCGGCGCCGGTGGTGCGCGTGCGGTCGCGGACGGTGGCCTCGCGGGGATCCGGGACCAGGCCAGGGCACTGGGTGGCGAGGTCGAGATCCTGAGCACCGCAGGCGTCGGCACCACCGTACGGGTGCGGCTCCCCCTCGACTGA
- a CDS encoding sensor histidine kinase, producing MYAERVTLTRPARPSLPERARLAATVGVVVVAAAAASTALQWPLWQISPLLAGVNTVLAVAHAAVAPLLRGAGAGTRGRSVPWAFGVAGVCRSGTWIGEWHDAIPAIVGSLFNSAFWLLLTAAILYWSNHVNRWERRYLVVATVTMVGTDVLTAITDGAPAVRALTNVCDLALIAAFLTLVARRLGRVRGLERRTLRTAQVPAVVAAVAVLAAWALAGSPSGTGALWVPTVIGIALLALPITVVAATARLAAERADVADAVTGLSWPASPHRLQSALRRALRDPSIQIGYWVDGLRRYVDAEGREVEVPANDRFAVICQDGRTLEHETAERVPVPDVRFDAGVPVAILVGSPHHRHRTDLVATAVQAAGPALALAGLQAGIRAERQDLTAAHRKVEESRWAERRRLEQNLHDGAQHRLAALTMRLGAASATVPLDTRARDLMGEVQDEIREVLRELRELADGIHPSTLTESGLGPALEAVADRFPVPVTITAPARRFPPVVEAVAYYSTTEVLTIVTRQLNAAEIRVEVSARSGDLWVRTTAVGIGGDHSEKYFAALGGGIRAIGGELLAPSENGTDFTVAARIPCA from the coding sequence ATGTACGCGGAGCGCGTCACGCTGACCCGGCCCGCTCGGCCTTCGCTGCCCGAGCGGGCCCGGTTGGCAGCGACCGTGGGGGTGGTCGTCGTGGCCGCTGCCGCGGCGTCGACCGCGCTCCAATGGCCGCTCTGGCAGATCAGCCCGCTGCTGGCCGGCGTCAACACGGTGCTGGCCGTCGCGCACGCCGCGGTCGCCCCGCTGCTGCGTGGCGCGGGTGCCGGGACGCGTGGCCGGTCGGTGCCGTGGGCGTTCGGGGTGGCCGGGGTCTGCCGCTCCGGCACCTGGATCGGGGAGTGGCACGACGCCATCCCGGCGATCGTCGGCTCGCTCTTCAACTCCGCGTTCTGGCTGCTGCTGACCGCCGCGATCCTCTACTGGTCCAACCACGTGAACCGGTGGGAGCGCCGCTACCTGGTGGTGGCGACCGTCACGATGGTCGGCACCGACGTGCTGACGGCGATCACCGACGGCGCCCCGGCCGTCCGCGCGCTGACCAACGTCTGCGACCTCGCGTTGATCGCCGCGTTCCTCACGCTGGTCGCCCGCAGGCTCGGCCGGGTCCGCGGGCTGGAGCGGCGGACGCTGCGCACGGCCCAGGTGCCCGCGGTCGTCGCCGCGGTCGCGGTGCTGGCGGCCTGGGCGCTGGCCGGGTCGCCGTCCGGGACGGGAGCACTCTGGGTACCGACGGTGATCGGCATCGCGCTGCTCGCCCTCCCGATCACGGTGGTCGCCGCGACCGCGCGGCTGGCCGCCGAGCGGGCCGACGTCGCCGACGCGGTCACCGGGCTGTCCTGGCCGGCCAGCCCGCACCGGCTGCAGTCCGCGCTCCGCCGGGCACTGCGTGACCCGTCGATCCAGATCGGCTACTGGGTCGACGGCCTACGCCGGTACGTAGATGCCGAGGGCCGCGAGGTCGAGGTACCGGCGAACGACCGGTTCGCGGTGATCTGCCAGGACGGGCGGACGCTCGAACACGAGACCGCCGAGCGCGTCCCGGTCCCCGACGTGCGGTTCGACGCGGGTGTGCCGGTGGCGATCCTCGTGGGCAGCCCGCACCACCGCCACCGGACCGACCTGGTCGCCACCGCCGTCCAGGCCGCCGGCCCGGCGCTGGCACTGGCCGGGCTGCAGGCGGGCATTCGCGCCGAACGTCAGGACCTCACCGCGGCCCACCGGAAGGTCGAAGAATCCCGCTGGGCGGAGCGAAGACGCCTGGAACAGAACCTGCACGACGGTGCCCAGCATCGGCTGGCGGCCCTGACCATGCGGCTCGGGGCCGCCAGCGCGACGGTTCCGCTGGATACCCGGGCCAGGGACTTGATGGGCGAGGTCCAGGACGAGATCCGCGAGGTCCTCCGGGAGCTGCGCGAGTTGGCCGACGGGATCCATCCGTCCACACTGACCGAGTCGGGGCTCGGACCGGCGCTGGAGGCCGTCGCCGACCGCTTCCCGGTCCCGGTCACGATTACTGCGCCGGCCCGCCGTTTCCCGCCGGTGGTGGAAGCCGTGGCGTACTACTCGACGACCGAGGTGCTGACGATCGTGACACGACAGTTGAATGCTGCCGAGATCCGGGTGGAGGTCTCGGCCCGCAGTGGCGACCTGTGGGTGCGAACCACCGCGGTGGGGATCGGCGGGGACCACAGCGAGAAGTACTTCGCCGCGCTCGGTGGGGGCATCCGGGCGATCGGCGGCGAGTTACTCGCACCCAGTGAGAACGGCACCGACTTCACGGTCGCGGCGAGGATCCCATGCGCGTAG
- a CDS encoding alpha/beta hydrolase family protein, producing MSFLRSTGRPERRRASLPALLLFTAALVASGLTAAPAAQAADNPYQRGPDPTNASIEAATGPFAVGTQPIVGASGFGGGQIYYPTDTSQTYGAVVIVPGFISVWAQLNWLGPRLASQGFVVIGIETSVITDLPDPRGDQALAALDWATTRSPVASRIDRTRLAAAGWSMGGGGLRRAALQRPSLKAIVGMAPWNGERNWSAVTVPTLFFGGSSDAVASPNDHAKPFYNSITRAEKDYIELRNADHFFPTSANTTMAKYFISWLKRWVDNDTRYTQFLCPGPSTGLFAPVSASMNTCPF from the coding sequence CTGTCCTTTCTCCGAAGTACCGGCCGCCCCGAGCGCCGACGAGCGTCGTTACCGGCGCTCCTGTTGTTCACCGCTGCGCTCGTCGCGAGCGGGCTCACCGCCGCCCCCGCCGCGCAGGCGGCCGACAACCCCTACCAACGCGGTCCGGACCCCACGAACGCGAGTATCGAGGCGGCGACCGGCCCGTTCGCGGTCGGCACGCAGCCGATCGTCGGTGCCTCCGGCTTCGGCGGCGGCCAGATCTACTACCCGACCGACACCAGCCAGACGTACGGGGCGGTCGTGATCGTGCCGGGCTTCATCTCGGTCTGGGCCCAGCTCAACTGGCTCGGGCCGCGCCTGGCGTCCCAGGGTTTTGTGGTCATCGGCATCGAGACCAGCGTGATCACCGACCTGCCCGACCCGCGCGGTGACCAGGCGCTGGCCGCGCTGGACTGGGCGACGACCCGGAGCCCGGTCGCGAGCCGGATCGACCGGACCCGGCTGGCCGCGGCCGGCTGGTCGATGGGCGGCGGCGGCCTGCGGCGGGCCGCACTGCAACGCCCGTCGCTCAAGGCGATCGTCGGGATGGCGCCCTGGAACGGCGAGCGCAACTGGTCCGCCGTCACCGTGCCGACGCTGTTCTTCGGTGGTTCGTCCGACGCCGTCGCCTCGCCGAACGACCACGCGAAGCCGTTCTACAACAGCATCACCCGAGCCGAGAAGGATTACATCGAACTCCGGAACGCCGACCATTTCTTCCCCACGTCGGCGAACACCACGATGGCGAAATACTTCATCTCGTGGCTCAAGCGTTGGGTGGACAACGACACCCGCTACACCCAGTTCCTCTGCCCCGGACCGTCCACCGGATTGTTCGCCCCGGTGAGCGCGTCGATGAACACCTGCCCGTTCTGA